Proteins encoded by one window of Leopardus geoffroyi isolate Oge1 chromosome X, O.geoffroyi_Oge1_pat1.0, whole genome shotgun sequence:
- the LOC123595068 gene encoding testis-expressed protein 13D-like: MAVDFGDPKSGFHHSEVVGFINEEVLSNGGGPDFYVTFCSRPWNEIEDKLLSVVADPQVPRSVKRAYSWSALALSVRAAARQQEQQGRRIQRLQEQLEERETTTWALASQLQRLREEREQALSQLRGAQQHLQQALDEREALRGQLLHTQTRPPQVWPQTQQLATATATATEVWPLTVEERSDVLAAARLQRERNAEMQSEARTASMTATTMPGVLHVPTPPYPWAQVVQPPVPMPFPVAFPHPPPPPPRVVAEAASGVVFPPQSSPGGVCPPGMWPALGSQEETSLPWDQRSHIQEEGPVRSHLVNPSGSNWSHGDARKQPPQGLMPQGEDAPGTFREVEETPAPSV, encoded by the exons ATGGCAGTGGATTTCGGTGACCCCAAGAGCGGCTTTCACCACAGCGAGGTGGTGGGGTTCATCAACGAAGAGGTGCTCAGTAATGGCGGCGGTCCAGACTTCTACGTGACCTTCTGCTCGAGGCCCTGGAACGAGATCGAAGACAAGCTGCTGTCCGTCGTGGCCGACCCGCAGGTGCCGCGCTCCGTCAAGAGGGCCTACTCCTGGAGCGCGCTGGCCTTGAGCGTGCGTGCGGCCGCGaggcagcaggagcagcaggggCGCCGCATCCAGCGGCTgcaggagcagctggaggagcgCGAGACCACCACCTGGGCCCTGGCCTCCCAGCTGCAGCGGCTGCGCGAGGAGCGCGAGCAGGCGCTCTCGCAGTTGCGCGGCGCGCAGCAGCACCTGCAGCAGGCGCTGGACGAGCGCGAGGCCCTGCGCGGGCAGCTGCTCCACACCCAGACGCGGCCCCCGCAGGTCTGGCCTCAAACACAGCAGCTCGCGACCGCGACCGCGACCGCGACCGAGGTGTGGCCCCTGACCGTGGAGGAGCGGAGCGACGTGCTGGCCGCAGCTCGGCTGCAGCGTGAGCGGAATGCGGAGATGCAGAGCGAGGCCCGGACGGCCTCGATGACGGCGACCACGATGCCCGGCGTGCTTCACGTGCCAACACCGCCGTACCCCTGGGCCCAGGTTGTTCAACCCCCTGTGCCGATGCCGTTCCCGGTGGcgttcccccatcccccacctcccccacccagagTCGTGGCAGAAGCAGCGTCAGGAGTGGTGTTCCCACCCCAGAGTTCTCCTGGGGGCGTCTGCCCCCCGGGCATGTGGCCTGCATTGGGGTCCCAGGAGGAGACGTCCCTGCCGTGGGACCAGAGGAGCCACATCCAGGAGGAAGGTCCCGTGAGGTCCCACTTGGTGAACCCCTCAGGGAGCAACTGGAGCCACGGAGACGCGAGGAAGCAACCACCGCAGGGCCTGATGCCCCAGGGAGAAGATG CTCCAGGAACCTTCCGTGAAGTCGAAGAAACTCCAGCTCCCAGCGTGTGA